A segment of the Longimicrobium sp. genome:
GGGCGGCAGTTGCTTTGTCTTTCGGGTGGGGGGCCGGGGGGCGGCGGGGAGGGTTGGGTGGGCCCGCCGCCCCCCGGCTTCCCAGAAGCCACCACCTCAGCTCGAAGCCTCCACCTCGGCACCGGGCTCGGTATAGGGCTCGCTACGGGTCAGCAGCCCCGACTTGCGTTTCTCTTTGAGCCGGTAGCTCTCCCCCTTGATGTTGAGGATCGTCGAGTGGTGCAGCAGACGGTCCAGAATCGCCGTGGCCAGGATCTGGTCGCCGAAAACCTGGCCCCAGCCCGCCAGGCTCTGGTTCGAGGTGATCAGGATCGAGCCCCGCTCGTAGCGCCGTGACACCAGCTGGAAAAACAGGTTCGCTCCCAGACGCTCCAGCGGCAGGTAGCCGATCTCGTCGATGATCAGCAGCCGCGGCTGCACCAGCAGCTTCAGCTTCTCCTCCAACCGATTCTCCTGGTGAGCCCGCGTCAGGCTCGCCACCAGGCTCGAAGCGGTCAGAAACATCGTCCGGTACCCCAGGGCGCAGGCCCGCAGGCCGAGACCGACCGCCAGGTGCGTCTTGCCCACACCCGGAGGCCCGAGCAGCAGCACATTGTCGGCGTCGGCGATAAACCGGCCGGCGGCCAGCTCACGGATCACCTTCGGCTCGATGGAGGGCTGAAACTTGAAGTCGAAGCTCTCCAGGCTCTTCTGGAACGGGAAGCGCGCCATCGTCGTCTTCATCGCCGCATGGCGATCCTGCTTGGCGCTCA
Coding sequences within it:
- the istB gene encoding IS21-like element helper ATPase IstB; protein product: METIQDQMRQLKLVRIAEELPLLLQDASKREASYAELLQDLLGRELSAKQDRHAAMKTTMARFPFQKSLESFDFKFQPSIEPKVIRELAAGRFIADADNVLLLGPPGVGKTHLAVGLGLRACALGYRTMFLTASSLVASLTRAHQENRLEEKLKLLVQPRLLIIDEIGYLPLERLGANLFFQLVSRRYERGSILITSNQSLAGWGQVFGDQILATAILDRLLHHSTILNIKGESYRLKEKRKSGLLTRSEPYTEPGAEVEASS